The Clostridioides sp. ES-S-0010-02 genome window below encodes:
- a CDS encoding MerR family transcriptional regulator yields MQNIKGGDNIKTYFSIGEVSRLFDLSIKTLRYYDKVGILKPAYVNQENKYRYYSREQFMSIDVIKYCKIMGMALEDIKKLIDSDSSIDSMMNTIDRQSKMIENKIKELSDVKNYLNDIEFKVNELLKYDLNNVFIKYNKERKVNVYKCNSKDEVELEMYLRHIILHIQDKYNDVYPIISGSISYEKVIKEGKALLYDDIVDFKEREEYENEHILPAGEYLTIIYDDNWNNAYDYYQKIIDYAKNNNIELVGNFNEIWMLSRVDSDTKEKTLVQLEIRKK; encoded by the coding sequence ATGCAAAATATAAAGGGAGGGGATAATATAAAAACATATTTTTCAATAGGAGAAGTGTCTAGACTTTTTGATTTATCAATAAAAACTCTAAGATACTACGATAAAGTAGGTATATTAAAACCAGCATATGTAAATCAAGAAAATAAATATAGGTATTATTCAAGAGAACAATTTATGAGTATAGATGTAATTAAGTACTGTAAGATTATGGGTATGGCTCTTGAAGATATAAAAAAATTAATTGATTCAGACAGTTCAATTGATTCTATGATGAATACAATTGATAGACAAAGTAAAATGATAGAAAATAAAATAAAAGAACTATCAGATGTGAAAAATTATCTAAATGATATAGAATTTAAAGTAAATGAACTGTTAAAATATGATTTAAATAATGTATTTATAAAATACAATAAAGAAAGAAAAGTAAATGTATATAAATGTAATTCAAAGGATGAAGTGGAACTTGAGATGTATCTGAGACATATTATTTTACACATTCAAGATAAGTATAATGATGTATATCCTATAATCTCAGGTAGTATTTCATATGAGAAAGTAATCAAAGAAGGTAAAGCATTATTATATGATGATATAGTAGATTTTAAAGAAAGAGAAGAATATGAGAATGAGCATATTTTACCAGCAGGTGAATATTTAACAATTATATATGATGATAATTGGAATAATGCCTATGATTATTATCAAAAAATAATAGATTATGCAAAGAATAATAATATAGAACTTGTTGGAAATTTTAATGAAATATGGATGCTTTCCAGAGTAGATTCAGATACAAAAGAAAAGACATTGGTTCAATTAGAAATAAGAAAAAAATAG
- the speD gene encoding adenosylmethionine decarboxylase, whose translation MKFETLGRHILVEYYNCDESILKDPHLIENFMNDSALNAKATIVDSVFHHFNPWGVSGAVIIAESHLTIHTWPEYGYAAADFFTCGDIDPWKSFELLEQLLKSERSESTEIPRGLTTKIKKYSKKDLGKITHKPEAV comes from the coding sequence ATGAAATTTGAAACACTAGGAAGACATATACTAGTAGAATACTATAACTGTGATGAGAGTATACTTAAAGACCCACATCTTATAGAAAATTTTATGAATGATTCAGCATTAAACGCAAAGGCTACAATTGTTGATTCTGTATTTCACCATTTTAATCCTTGGGGGGTTTCAGGTGCTGTAATAATTGCTGAATCTCATTTGACAATACATACTTGGCCTGAATATGGTTATGCAGCGGCGGATTTTTTCACTTGTGGTGATATAGACCCATGGAAAAGTTTTGAATTATTGGAACAGCTTCTAAAATCAGAAAGAAGTGAGTCCACAGAAATTCCAAGAGGATTGACAACAAAAATAAAAAAATATTCAAAAAAAGATTTAGGTAAAATCACTCATAAACCTGAAGCAGTATAA
- a CDS encoding 4Fe-4S dicluster domain-containing protein: MFQFETQIHKLRHDVLTAIARLGKEDNLTREAMDNIQYEIIKGEKPTYRCCVYKERAIISERVNVSMGLLPGQDKIDLDTMDVGEDEQIIYILEAACDSCPINEFTVTDICRGCLAHRCKEACKFGAITHVGGMAYINHELCKACGMCKKACQYDAISEVVRPCKSVCPTNALGFDRENMKAMIHEDKCLNCGACMSACPFGAISDKSLIAPVARKLVQKEKMYAVVAPAITGQVEANVTYGQIKNAIKSLGFVDVLEAACGADAVTVHESLEFAERMEKGDTFMTNSCCPGFVGYIEKTFPDLVGKISSTVSPMIASGRFIKNYEPDAKVVFIGPCTAKKNEAAKKELKGAVDYVLTFEEIMALFEAFDIDLAKCSNEDIDDASIFGRGFGAAGGLTKAIENYLAEKGIGVNFEPVKISGSREIKKTMTMANLGKLEGNFIEGMMCEGGCINGSGKFLLGAKAKATFDRKNSQSTKKSVLANTKIKDFSDINLEK, encoded by the coding sequence ATGTTTCAATTTGAAACACAAATACACAAATTAAGACATGATGTTTTAACTGCAATAGCTAGGCTTGGAAAAGAAGATAACCTTACAAGAGAAGCAATGGATAATATTCAATATGAAATAATAAAAGGCGAGAAACCTACATACAGATGTTGTGTTTATAAAGAAAGAGCTATAATATCTGAAAGAGTAAATGTAAGTATGGGACTATTGCCAGGTCAAGATAAAATAGATTTAGATACAATGGATGTAGGAGAAGATGAACAAATAATATATATTTTAGAAGCAGCATGTGATAGTTGCCCAATAAATGAATTTACAGTAACTGATATCTGTAGAGGTTGTTTAGCACATAGATGTAAAGAAGCTTGTAAATTTGGGGCTATTACACATGTTGGAGGAATGGCTTATATAAATCATGAATTATGTAAGGCTTGTGGAATGTGTAAAAAAGCTTGTCAGTATGATGCCATCTCAGAGGTTGTAAGACCATGTAAGAGCGTATGTCCAACTAATGCTTTAGGGTTTGATAGAGAAAATATGAAAGCTATGATACATGAAGATAAATGTTTAAACTGTGGTGCTTGTATGTCAGCATGCCCATTTGGAGCGATATCTGATAAGAGTTTGATAGCTCCAGTAGCTAGAAAATTAGTACAAAAAGAAAAAATGTACGCAGTAGTAGCTCCAGCTATAACAGGTCAAGTTGAAGCAAATGTTACATATGGTCAAATAAAAAATGCTATAAAATCATTAGGTTTTGTCGATGTACTAGAGGCAGCTTGTGGAGCAGATGCAGTTACAGTTCATGAAAGTTTAGAGTTTGCTGAAAGAATGGAAAAAGGAGACACTTTTATGACAAACTCTTGTTGCCCAGGATTTGTTGGTTACATAGAAAAGACATTCCCAGACCTTGTAGGAAAAATATCTTCTACTGTATCTCCTATGATAGCTAGTGGAAGATTTATAAAAAATTATGAACCTGATGCAAAAGTAGTATTTATAGGTCCTTGTACAGCTAAAAAGAATGAAGCAGCTAAAAAGGAATTAAAAGGAGCTGTTGACTATGTACTAACTTTTGAAGAAATAATGGCACTATTTGAAGCCTTTGATATAGACTTAGCTAAGTGTTCAAATGAAGATATAGATGATGCATCAATATTTGGAAGAGGCTTTGGTGCTGCTGGTGGACTTACAAAAGCTATAGAAAATTATCTTGCTGAAAAAGGTATTGGAGTTAATTTCGAACCTGTAAAAATTTCTGGTTCAAGAGAGATTAAGAAGACAATGACTATGGCTAATTTAGGGAAATTAGAAGGAAACTTTATAGAAGGTATGATGTGCGAAGGTGGATGTATTAATGGTTCTGGTAAGTTCTTACTAGGCGCAAAAGCTAAAGCTACATTTGATAGAAAAAATTCTCAATCAACTAAGAAAAGTGTTTTAGCAAATACAAAAATAAAAGATTTTAGTGATATAAATCTAGAAAAATAA
- a CDS encoding aminotransferase class I/II-fold pyridoxal phosphate-dependent enzyme — protein MDSEFANAVELSYECAPLLESLKEYSKRDIACFDVPGHVKNRGVDILNKYLGENLMKMDINSSPTMDNVSNPTGVIKNAQDLLAQAYMADEAFFITNGTTQAIHAMILSVINPGEKVLLPRNIHKSVINALILCGGIPIFIQPEFDEQLGISLNITIEKVKEEIEKNCDIKALFLLNPTYYGACADLESIIELCHKNNLLVLVDEAHGAHFPFHLDLPPSAISLGADMVAVSIHKTGGALTQSSALLLNRENIRVEKVLQSINMLQSTSASYLLMASIDGARVNLVENGEEQLSKALNLSRYAKARLNKIDGIDVLSTEILKRKGVKFIDETKLCINVKGLNLTGFEVYDLLYKKFSIQVELGDLYNILALVSIGTNKSDIDRLVKALSIIEKNYRKETKLNEFNMIQINPTIELNPREAFYASKESIDIKSCIGRICGESIMAYPPGIPIVTPGELITKEIMEYIVFLKKSNAYLTDMQDKNLDTILVIK, from the coding sequence ATGGACAGTGAGTTCGCAAATGCAGTTGAATTGAGCTATGAATGTGCTCCATTATTGGAATCATTAAAAGAATATTCAAAAAGAGATATAGCTTGCTTTGATGTACCTGGACATGTGAAAAATAGAGGTGTAGATATATTAAATAAATATCTAGGTGAAAATCTCATGAAAATGGATATAAACTCATCACCCACTATGGATAATGTATCTAATCCAACTGGAGTCATAAAAAATGCACAAGATTTATTAGCACAGGCTTATATGGCTGATGAAGCATTCTTTATAACTAATGGTACTACACAAGCAATACATGCAATGATTTTAAGTGTAATAAATCCAGGAGAAAAAGTATTGCTACCAAGAAATATTCATAAGTCAGTAATAAATGCTTTAATACTTTGTGGAGGAATACCAATATTTATACAACCAGAATTTGATGAGCAATTAGGTATAAGTTTAAATATTACTATTGAGAAAGTTAAAGAGGAAATAGAAAAAAACTGCGATATAAAAGCTTTATTTTTACTTAATCCAACTTATTATGGTGCTTGTGCAGACCTTGAGAGCATCATAGAATTATGTCATAAAAATAATCTTTTAGTATTAGTAGATGAAGCTCATGGTGCTCATTTTCCATTTCATTTAGATTTACCTCCTTCTGCAATAAGTTTAGGAGCAGATATGGTGGCTGTAAGTATACATAAAACTGGAGGAGCATTGACACAATCTTCAGCACTTTTATTGAATAGAGAAAATATAAGAGTTGAAAAAGTACTTCAGTCAATCAACATGTTACAGTCTACATCTGCATCTTATTTACTTATGGCAAGTATAGATGGAGCAAGAGTTAACCTAGTTGAAAATGGAGAAGAACAATTATCAAAAGCATTAAATTTATCTAGATATGCAAAAGCTAGATTAAATAAAATAGATGGAATAGATGTTTTGTCTACCGAAATATTAAAAAGAAAAGGTGTTAAATTTATAGATGAAACTAAATTATGTATAAATGTAAAAGGGTTAAATTTAACTGGTTTTGAAGTGTATGATTTGTTGTATAAAAAGTTTTCAATTCAAGTAGAACTAGGCGATTTGTACAATATCTTGGCACTTGTGTCTATTGGAACCAACAAATCAGATATTGACAGATTGGTTAAGGCTCTTTCTATAATTGAAAAAAATTATAGAAAAGAAACCAAGTTAAATGAGTTTAATATGATTCAAATAAATCCAACTATTGAGCTTAATCCGCGAGAAGCTTTTTATGCATCTAAAGAAAGCATAGATATTAAGTCATGCATAGGTAGAATTTGTGGAGAATCAATAATGGCATACCCACCAGGCATACCAATTGTTACTCCAGGAGAATTAATAACAAAAGAAATTATGGAGTATATTGTTTTTTTAAAAAAGAGTAATGCATATTTGACTGATATGCAAGATAAAAACTTAGATACAATACTCGTTATAAAATAA
- a CDS encoding cold-shock protein, translating into MKNGIVKWFNSEKGFGFISVEGEDDVFVHFSAIQTDGYKTLEEGEKVSFDITQGNRGPQAENVNRI; encoded by the coding sequence ATGAAAAACGGAATAGTAAAATGGTTTAATAGTGAAAAAGGATTTGGATTCATATCAGTAGAAGGAGAAGACGATGTTTTTGTACATTTCTCAGCTATACAAACTGATGGATACAAAACTTTAGAAGAAGGCGAAAAGGTTAGCTTTGATATAACTCAAGGTAATAGAGGACCTCAAGCTGAAAACGTAAATAGAATATAA
- a CDS encoding MATE family efflux transporter produces MAKKFLEYAIPSALAMFVSSFNTILDGIFLGKGLGDSALTAVSIVMPLVMVFLGLSSLMAVGGGVLVSKKFGSRDDERAVNIFRQVIKILIIGSLSLTIICILFSEHIVRIMGATENLVGLSSEYLTFYAIFCLPNLLGLVFCSFLRNDGRPKLAMIATVSGTIFHITLNYLFIFKLGFGVKSAAIASGLGQLSTLIIMLPHFMFKKGKLSFGSAKIEKDVLKELFNIGFPSFFAESAFSIIILAHNIVLTRVVGDVGLSAYAVVNYVTTNIYNLLMGITLGVQPLISYNFGSKESKKMLGYYNMATKMSFFVSIMFTVICFLFGKEIIKIFTSDREIILMAYVALNMANLAYLMIGKNLTTMMYYQAIEMPVHSNIIGVLRSILLLPIILLVFSKLFGVNGIWVSMAVSELLTVIIMSKVANIKECTKNAISL; encoded by the coding sequence ATGGCAAAAAAATTTTTAGAGTATGCTATACCATCAGCTCTTGCTATGTTTGTATCATCATTTAATACAATATTAGATGGAATATTTTTGGGAAAAGGACTAGGCGATTCAGCACTTACAGCTGTTAGTATAGTAATGCCTCTTGTAATGGTATTTTTAGGATTATCCAGTTTAATGGCAGTTGGAGGAGGAGTACTGGTTTCCAAAAAATTTGGTTCTAGAGATGATGAAAGGGCTGTAAATATATTTAGACAAGTGATAAAAATCTTAATAATAGGTAGTTTATCTCTTACAATAATTTGTATACTTTTTTCAGAGCATATAGTTAGAATTATGGGAGCAACAGAAAATTTAGTAGGATTATCTTCTGAATATTTAACATTTTATGCTATTTTCTGTTTACCAAATTTGCTAGGTCTTGTTTTTTGTAGTTTTTTAAGAAATGATGGAAGACCAAAACTTGCTATGATAGCTACTGTGTCAGGAACAATATTTCATATAACTTTAAATTATCTATTTATATTTAAGCTTGGATTTGGTGTAAAAAGTGCAGCAATTGCAAGTGGCTTAGGTCAACTATCTACACTTATAATAATGTTACCTCATTTTATGTTTAAAAAAGGTAAGTTATCTTTTGGTTCAGCAAAGATAGAAAAGGATGTTTTAAAAGAATTATTTAATATAGGATTTCCCTCATTCTTTGCAGAGAGTGCTTTTTCAATAATTATACTTGCACATAATATAGTTTTGACAAGAGTTGTTGGAGATGTAGGTCTTTCTGCTTATGCTGTAGTAAACTATGTAACTACTAATATTTATAATCTCTTAATGGGTATAACTTTAGGTGTTCAACCACTTATAAGCTATAATTTTGGTTCTAAAGAAAGTAAAAAAATGTTAGGCTATTATAATATGGCAACAAAAATGAGTTTCTTTGTATCTATAATGTTTACAGTAATATGTTTTTTATTTGGAAAAGAAATTATAAAAATATTTACAAGTGATAGAGAAATTATTTTAATGGCCTATGTTGCACTTAATATGGCTAATTTAGCCTATCTTATGATTGGGAAGAATTTGACAACTATGATGTATTATCAGGCGATAGAAATGCCAGTACATTCTAATATTATAGGCGTTTTACGTTCAATCCTACTGTTGCCAATTATACTACTTGTTTTTTCTAAGTTATTTGGAGTAAATGGAATATGGGTAAGTATGGCTGTTTCAGAACTTTTAACAGTTATAATTATGAGTAAAGTAGCAAATATAAAGGAATGTACAAAAAATGCTATAAGTCTATAA
- the speB gene encoding agmatinase: MKSNFYHINTFMGMDKSYEESNLIVFGVGFDGTTSNRPGARFASSSMRKEFYGLETYSPFLDLDLEDYNICDYGDLEISVGDTEQVLKEIYDETASIVEDLKIPFMIGGEHLVTLPAFKAVYEKYNDVYVIHFDAHTDLREEYNNSKNSHATVIKRVWDIVGDDKIFQFGIRSGTREEFKFAIEQKHTYMEVGGINTFEKIINKLNGKNVYLTIDLDVLDASVFPGTGTPEPGGINYREFQDVFKIIKKSNINIVGCDIVELSPDYDTTGVSTVIACKVLRELCLIISSKFR, encoded by the coding sequence ATGAAGAGTAATTTCTATCATATAAATACATTTATGGGTATGGATAAAAGTTATGAAGAATCAAATCTGATAGTGTTTGGAGTAGGGTTTGATGGAACTACTTCAAATAGACCTGGAGCTAGATTTGCAAGTAGCTCAATGAGAAAAGAATTTTATGGTCTTGAGACATATAGTCCTTTTTTAGACTTGGATTTAGAAGATTATAATATATGTGATTATGGAGATTTGGAAATTAGTGTTGGAGATACAGAACAAGTTTTGAAAGAAATATATGATGAAACTGCTAGTATAGTTGAAGATTTAAAGATTCCATTTATGATTGGTGGAGAACATCTAGTTACTTTACCAGCCTTTAAAGCAGTTTATGAGAAGTATAATGATGTGTATGTAATTCATTTTGATGCTCACACAGATTTAAGAGAAGAATATAATAACAGTAAAAATTCTCATGCAACAGTAATTAAAAGAGTATGGGATATTGTTGGAGATGATAAAATATTTCAATTTGGAATAAGGTCTGGAACAAGAGAAGAATTTAAGTTTGCAATAGAACAAAAACATACCTATATGGAAGTCGGTGGAATAAATACATTTGAAAAGATAATTAATAAATTGAATGGGAAAAATGTTTATTTAACTATAGATTTAGATGTGTTGGATGCATCTGTATTTCCAGGCACAGGCACGCCAGAACCTGGTGGTATAAATTATAGAGAATTTCAAGATGTTTTTAAGATTATAAAAAAATCTAATATAAATATAGTTGGTTGTGATATTGTAGAGCTTAGCCCTGATTATGATACGACAGGAGTATCAACAGTTATAGCATGCAAAGTATTGAGAGAATTATGTTTAATAATATCAAGTAAATTTAGGTAG
- the speE gene encoding polyamine aminopropyltransferase, whose translation MELWYTEEWTKNVRFSIKVDRHLFEGKSEFQRIDVFDSEEFGKFLTIDGLMMVTYKDEFIYHDMITHVPMATNLNIKKVLVIGGGDGGTVRELSRYPKIEKIDMVEIDKMVVDVSKEYIDICSCKLDDERVNLYFEDGVKFVKEAYDKSYDLIIVDSTDPIGPGEGLFSNDFYRDCYRILTDDGILVNQSESPYFEFNAKEMKRANDKLKGIFPIAKVYQAHIPTYPSGHWLFGFASKKLDPIKNQDRDGWEKLNLKTKYYNSDIHLGSFMLPQYVKEMLNEE comes from the coding sequence ATGGAACTTTGGTATACAGAGGAATGGACAAAAAATGTAAGATTTTCTATAAAAGTAGATAGACATTTGTTTGAAGGAAAATCTGAATTTCAAAGAATAGATGTGTTTGATAGTGAGGAATTTGGTAAGTTTCTGACAATAGATGGTTTAATGATGGTGACATATAAAGATGAGTTTATATATCATGATATGATAACTCATGTTCCTATGGCTACAAATCTAAATATTAAAAAAGTCTTAGTTATAGGTGGTGGAGATGGTGGTACAGTAAGAGAGTTAAGTCGTTATCCTAAAATAGAAAAAATTGATATGGTTGAAATAGATAAAATGGTTGTGGATGTGTCTAAAGAGTATATAGATATATGTTCATGTAAATTAGATGATGAAAGAGTAAATTTATATTTTGAAGATGGAGTTAAATTTGTTAAGGAAGCTTATGACAAATCTTATGACCTGATAATAGTAGATTCAACTGACCCAATAGGACCAGGAGAAGGACTTTTTTCAAATGATTTTTATAGAGATTGTTATAGAATACTAACTGATGATGGAATTTTAGTAAATCAAAGTGAAAGTCCTTATTTTGAGTTTAATGCTAAGGAAATGAAAAGAGCCAACGATAAGTTAAAAGGGATATTTCCAATAGCTAAAGTTTATCAAGCACATATACCAACATATCCATCTGGACACTGGTTATTTGGCTTTGCTTCAAAAAAACTAGACCCAATAAAGAATCAAGATAGAGATGGCTGGGAAAAATTAAATTTAAAAACGAAGTATTATAATAGTGATATCCATTTAGGCTCATTTATGTTACCTCAATATGTAAAGGAGATGCTAAATGAAGAGTAA
- a CDS encoding 4Fe-4S dicluster domain-containing protein — MFEFETQLKRLKHEVLTVVAKLSIEENLTKENIEKIPYEIIKGEKARYRCCVYKEREVVLERAQLALSLTPNAKYENINPDSVNLGSNEQIMYIVEAACDRCPINEFTVTELCRGCLAHRCKEACKFGAISYINGRAYINHDLCKACGMCKSSCQYDAISEVVRPCKSVCPTGALDFNRDTMKAMIHEDNCINCGACMSACPFGAICDKSLIAPVAKKLARKENMYAIVAPAITGQIDSNITYGQLKNAVKSLGFIDMIEASCGADAVTVHESNEFIERIKSGDKYMTNSCCPGFFKYIEKMFPDEVDKISSTVSPMVATGRFVKKFDSDAKVVFIGPCTAKKSEATEECLKDAVDYVLTFEELMALFEAFNVDLSKCSNDDINDGSIFGRGFGASGGLTKSIQNYIAEKGISFDFEPIKVSGPRQIKKTMTMAKLGRLEGNFIEGMMCEEGCINGAGKFLSGAKAKNTFDRKNGQSTKKSVLSNDKIKEFEDLNLER, encoded by the coding sequence ATGTTTGAGTTCGAAACACAGCTAAAAAGATTAAAACATGAAGTTTTAACAGTTGTAGCAAAGTTATCAATTGAAGAAAATTTAACAAAAGAAAATATAGAAAAAATTCCATATGAAATAATTAAAGGAGAGAAAGCAAGATATAGATGTTGCGTTTATAAAGAGAGAGAGGTAGTTCTTGAACGAGCACAGCTTGCACTGAGTTTGACACCAAATGCTAAATATGAAAATATAAATCCAGATTCAGTAAATTTAGGTTCTAATGAGCAAATTATGTATATAGTAGAAGCTGCATGTGATAGATGTCCAATAAATGAATTTACAGTAACAGAACTTTGTAGAGGGTGTTTGGCACATAGATGTAAAGAAGCTTGTAAGTTTGGAGCAATTTCTTATATAAATGGAAGAGCTTATATAAACCATGATTTATGCAAAGCTTGTGGAATGTGTAAAAGTTCATGTCAATATGATGCTATCTCAGAAGTTGTAAGACCATGTAAAAGTGTATGCCCAACTGGGGCGTTAGATTTTAACAGGGATACTATGAAGGCTATGATACATGAAGATAATTGTATAAATTGTGGTGCATGCATGTCAGCCTGTCCATTTGGAGCAATATGTGACAAGAGTTTGATAGCACCAGTTGCAAAAAAACTTGCAAGAAAAGAAAATATGTATGCTATAGTAGCTCCAGCAATAACAGGTCAAATTGATAGTAATATTACATATGGACAATTAAAAAATGCTGTAAAATCACTAGGATTTATAGATATGATAGAAGCTTCTTGTGGAGCAGATGCAGTTACAGTTCATGAAAGTAATGAATTTATTGAAAGAATAAAATCTGGAGATAAGTATATGACCAATTCATGTTGTCCTGGCTTCTTTAAGTATATAGAGAAGATGTTCCCAGATGAAGTTGATAAAATATCTTCTACAGTATCACCTATGGTAGCCACAGGAAGATTCGTAAAAAAATTTGATTCTGATGCTAAGGTAGTATTTATAGGTCCATGTACTGCAAAAAAGAGTGAGGCAACTGAGGAATGTTTAAAAGATGCAGTAGATTATGTACTTACTTTTGAAGAATTAATGGCATTATTTGAAGCTTTTAATGTAGATTTGTCAAAATGCTCAAATGATGATATAAATGATGGTTCAATTTTTGGAAGAGGATTTGGAGCATCTGGTGGGCTCACAAAATCAATACAAAATTATATTGCTGAAAAAGGTATCAGTTTTGATTTTGAGCCTATAAAAGTTTCTGGACCAAGACAAATTAAGAAAACAATGACAATGGCTAAATTAGGTAGATTAGAAGGTAATTTTATAGAAGGAATGATGTGCGAAGAAGGCTGTATTAATGGAGCTGGTAAGTTCTTATCAGGTGCAAAAGCTAAAAATACTTTTGATAGAAAAAATGGACAGTCAACTAAGAAGAGTGTTTTATCTAATGATAAAATAAAAGAGTTTGAAGATTTAAATTTAGAAAGATAG
- a CDS encoding GntR family transcriptional regulator gives MKVDPLTTQVYDYISKKIQNGEYEANQRITESEICNSIGVSRTPAREALTRLAGENLLEKIPNKGFVVKEFQEKEKLDTYSVIGMLDALAGSSSLENLTESDLIKMDELTEMMAISIKYKNYNNYLKLSNEFHDIYIAKSDNQVLINMLNSLRYNFMSKSYTSDNEEELYKMLTYSNNQHIEAVKFMRAKDSENVEAILRKHWKTIPIAEME, from the coding sequence ATGAAAGTAGATCCACTTACAACTCAAGTCTATGACTATATATCAAAAAAAATCCAAAATGGAGAGTATGAAGCTAATCAGAGAATTACTGAATCTGAAATTTGTAACTCTATTGGAGTTAGTAGAACACCAGCAAGGGAAGCACTAACGAGGTTGGCAGGTGAAAATTTACTAGAAAAGATACCTAATAAGGGATTTGTGGTAAAAGAGTTTCAGGAAAAGGAAAAACTAGACACATACTCTGTAATTGGTATGTTAGATGCGTTAGCAGGCTCTTCATCTTTAGAAAATTTAACTGAATCAGATTTAATAAAAATGGACGAGTTAACAGAAATGATGGCTATCTCTATAAAGTATAAAAATTACAATAACTACTTAAAACTAAGCAATGAATTTCACGATATATACATAGCAAAATCAGATAATCAGGTGTTAATAAATATGTTGAACTCTCTTAGATATAATTTTATGTCAAAGTCATATACTAGCGACAATGAAGAAGAATTGTATAAAATGCTAACTTACAGCAATAATCAACATATTGAGGCAGTGAAGTTTATGAGAGCAAAGGATTCAGAAAATGTTGAAGCAATTTTAAGAAAACATTGGAAAACGATACCTATAGCAGAGATGGAATAA